From Erwinia sp. HDF1-3R, one genomic window encodes:
- a CDS encoding YejG family protein: MTMLQHSVVHRLPQSYRWGTGSSELSVEPLTLNGVAGDDDLIGLSLLSHQGEQAWDIMQMIKEALADIKLECAVVEWDGQPCLFVTRHDESATTCRLKNFGVGIAETWRNHSVL; encoded by the coding sequence CTGACTATGTTACAACATTCTGTCGTACACCGATTACCGCAAAGCTATCGCTGGGGCACGGGATCGTCCGAACTCAGCGTAGAGCCGCTGACGCTGAATGGCGTCGCTGGCGATGACGATCTGATTGGCCTTAGCCTGCTCAGCCACCAGGGGGAGCAGGCATGGGATATCATGCAAATGATCAAAGAGGCACTGGCGGACATCAAGCTTGAGTGCGCCGTGGTAGAGTGGGACGGACAGCCCTGCCTGTTCGTGACCCGTCATGATGAAAGCGCCACCACCTGCCGCCTTAAGAACTTTGGCGTGGGGATTGCGGAAACATGGCGAAATCACTCAGTGCTATAA